AGATACTCGGGCAGCCTGTCGTCCTTTATCCAGAGGATGTCGAGGCCGAGATACCTCTTCATCGCGAGGCTTACGTTCGCGCCGAGCGACTCTATCGAATGGCGCGCCATCGCGGGGCGGCGGCAGGGTTCGTTCGTCACCTTCGCGCACACGGGGCAGAGCTCGCAGGAGCCGGCGAAAAAGCTGAGGCTGCCGGGGATTTTCTTCTCCTCTTCCAGAAGCTCGCCGATCAGCCGGCGCTTCTCCTTTGAAATTATCTCTTTGGCGCGCTCCGCCGCGCTCTTTCCCTCCCCGCCTTCGCG
The window above is part of the Cloacibacillus evryensis DSM 19522 genome. Proteins encoded here:
- a CDS encoding DUF2284 domain-containing protein, with the protein product MNYSVIAYSTVCDVEDFVASCVDVPKFLGFCRECHNYGNNWMCPPFDFDPLDIWRSYEKIKLFGLRMTPAREGGEGKSAAERAKEIISKEKRRLIGELLEEEKKIPGSLSFFAGSCELCPVCAKVTNEPCRRPAMARHSIESLGANVSLAMKRYLGLDILWIKDDRLPEYLTLVAALLLPR